In Paraglaciecola sp. T6c, the sequence AGGACTTTTTGTTCTGCTTTATCGAGCTTACCGTCAACGTAGGCTGCTTGGATCAAAATCTCTAAAAAGACTTGCAGTATGTCTCTGCGCCCATGGCAAGACTCTTTCAATTCAACAATGATGTCTTTTAGGGCGAAGTCTGCTTCTTTACCTTCGCGAAAGGCCTGCTGAGCTTCTTTACGGGTATCTCCCTCCAGCCCCATTTGATCCATCAAGGCGCTGGCCATTTTGATCTCTACATCGCTGACTTTACCGTCTGCTTTGGCAATGTGTCCCATGACTGAAAACAGGGCATGAAAAAAGATTGCCTGCTTTTTAAAGTCATCTTGGCTGGTAAAAAAACCACTGAAGCCGCCCATTTGATTGAAGTCTTGGCTATAGCCTTTGTCGAACATATGCCCAACAATAAAACCCAATATGGCACCGGGGATCCGCCCAAACATAAAACCAAAAATGGTACCTAAAATCTTGCCAATCATCATTTACCCTGTCATAAAATTAAGTTCTTGAACTCAGTCGTTCAATCTTGTGTATTTAATTGAGCCAAACGCTCAGGCGTGCCTATATCAATCCACAGGCCTTCAAATAGGGACCCACTGACTAACTCATTGGCCATCGCATCGACCAATACCGGCGCTAACCGCAAACTCGTTGGAGTGAGGCTGTCGAACAACGCCTTGCGGTATACTCCGATACCGCTAAAAGTGTATTTACCCCACTGGCCGTCGCAGGTTGGTGTTTCATTCTGGGGGACTTGCTGTAGCACTTTGCTCACACGACCACCCCGTAGGTAAAAATCGCCATCAGGATTGTGTGGGGGGTTTGGCACTAATATCAAGTGGGCCAAGGGGAACTCATTAGCAAGCAGAGCAGATTTTGCCGACAATTCATCAAGCATGTTCACAAAAGAAAAGTCAGTGAAAACGTCACCATTGACCACTAAAAATGCACCTGACGGGTTATCTTGACTAAGCAGTGGCAATGCTTGCTTTATGCCACCTGCTGTTTCAAGTGCCGTTTCTTCCTTCGAATACATTATTTCTAGATTAAAGCGCGAACCATCACCGAGCCGTTGTACTATTTTATCGCCCAACCAAGCGTGATTGATCACAACGCGCTTGATACCCGCTGTGGCTAGGTGTTCAAGGTGGTATTCAATCAAAGGCTTACCGCGCACTTCTAACAAGGGTTTTGGGAGGGTATCTGTTAATGGACGCATGCGCTCACCCCGCCCAGCCGCCAAAATCATCGCAGTATTTATTCTTTTATTCATTTATTAGTGACAACCACTGTTCGTCATAACCTCGCGTTATCATATCCAAGCTTTTTAACGTTCGACTTTACTAGCCTTTGCTGCGAGCGAGTGAGACCACTTTACCTTTTCCAGCATCTTCTATTGCCAACACACTGGGTAAAACTTCATCTTCAACAAACTTAGCAAATCCATAAAGCTCAGGATAACCTTTGCCAATATCAACTAAGTAACCCAAGGTGCGGGGAATATCGCCTAAATAGTCACTTTTACCATCTCTGTGATGAAGGCGTGCGAATATGCCGCTGGCTTTCACATGTCGTTGCATACCGGTTAAATCAAACCAACGGGTAAATTTAGCAAGGGAGTATTGCGGGTAAAACTGCTGTTGAAATGCCTCTAGCCAATTGCTGACCCATTCATCCGGCCAGCGCCGATAACAGTCGCGCAATAATGACACCGCGTCATAAGTAATGGGGCCAATCACTGCATCTTGAAAATCAATCACGCCGATATCACCGCTTTCAAGCATCATCAGGTTGCGCGAATGGAAATCTCGATGTACGCCGACCTTGGGTTGCTCAAAAAAGCTATCCGCTAACACGTTGAATGTGTCGTTCAACATAGTCTGTTGCTCGGTCGTGGTTTGGTAACTCAAATGCACATCTAATAACCACTGGGTGAATATTTCAAACTCACGAGAAAAAAGTTTGTGATCATAGGCTGGCAAAGATGCTTGAGTAGTCGTTGTACATTGCTGTACCTTTGGCAGCAGCGCTAACGCCTTGGGATATAGTTGATGGCAACTTTGCTCGTTTAATTGATGCGCCAATTGCTCATCACCGAAATCATTGAGACAATAAAAACCTAAGTCATGATCAGCGGCCAATATATCGGGCACGCATAATCCGTTAGCAGCAAAGAGCTCAGCGACTAATGCAAATTTACGACTATCTTCAAATTTAGGTGGGGCATCAACAGCAATAATGCTGCGACCATCAAAGGTGAAGCGAAAGTAACGCCTAAAGCTGGCATCACCGTAAACCATGTGTAATTGTTGACACAAATAAGGTGTGGAATGATTAATCCAATCCATCAGTTGTGCTTGTCTTTGTGCCAATGGGCTCACTTAGGACCTCTTGTTGGGGTAAAAATTGACAGCGAAGAATGGCGAAATATCGCTTTTTTTGCAAGTTTACTAGCAAATCTGCGTGAAACCCTTAAAATTGGAGCTTAACCCCCGTGACTTTAACCATTATCAGGCTGCCTTTTTACCCTACCGTATGAAAATTAAGCAACCTCTTCACGTGCTCTGTTTCTCTGTGTGCTCGCTTAGCGCTGTAGCCCAAGAAACATGCCCAGCACCTGCAAATACTTTCGTGGTAGAGAAGCGTCTGCCAAACGGACAAATTCAAGTTATATCTAATATGACCTCTATTCAGCAAGATAATTTCGCAGAATTTGAGGGAGACGTGGAAATAACCAACAAAGATTCACAAATTATTGCCAATAAGGCGCAAATTGACCGCACTACTCAGCAATTAATTGCCACTGGGGATGTGAGCTATCAAAACCCTCAATTGAGCGTGACCAGCCAAAAAGTGCTTCTTAATACCCAGAATAACCGCATGGAAATTGCCGATACGCAATATGAATTGACCACCCTCAATGCTCGTGGTCAAGCAGAGTTATTAGTGGTGGACCAAACCCAAGGCTTGGAGTTAAACGGTGTCACGTTCTCCACGTGCCCCACAGGACAGGAAGATTGGTTGGTACACGCGGATAGTATCACAGTGAAACCAGATGAAACCCGTGGTGTCGCGCGCAATGCGTTCTTCTATGTGCAAGATATTCCCATATTTTATTTACCTTACTACTCGTTTCCGGTGACCGATGCCCGTGAAACCGGTTTATTGTTCCCCCAAGTCGGCAGTAGTAGCAGCACAGGTTTTGCTTACGAACAACCTTATTATTTGAATCTAGACCCGCAGTACGATGCGACGATTACCCCTAGATACATGACTAAGCGTGGTTTGCAGCTAAAGACAGAATTTCGATATTTGACTGAGAACAACAGCGGCCAGATTGATATTGAGTACTTACCCAACGATTCCGATTCAACGACCAACGAGGATCGCTATTTTTATCGCTTCACTCATAAAGGTGCGTTATCAGACGATTGGGAAGTGAATGTAGATTTTAACGGCTTAAGCGATGACAACTATATTGTCGATTTGGGCTCTGATTATTACAACTCTGCGGATACTCACCTGTTTAGAACCCTAGGTTTGCATTATTACTCCGACGCACTGAATGTTAGTTTGCAACTTAGAGATTTTGAAATTTTAGGTGATCACGATGACACCTACCGCGCGCTGCCCGAATTAAAACTCGATTATGTTACCGATTTACCCGCTGGCTTTAAATTTGATATTCACTCTGAGCTAGCCCGTTTCGACAATGCTAATGGTACTAGCCCTAAGGCCACCCGCGCACATATCGCCCCGACGCTCAGCTTACCTTTAGAAAACAGTTGGGGGGAATTCTTAGCGGAAACCTCAATAATGCATACGGTGTATCGCCAAGAGGATATCGAGGGCACTGACCTGTCTCGTGACGTGTCACGCACCTTAGGCCAAGCAAAACTATACGGGGCCTTAGTCTTTGAGCGTCAAGCTCATTGGTTTGGGGATAACGTCACTCAAACGCTAGAGCCCAGAGCCCAGTACCTTTACACCAGTTATGAAGACCAATCAGATATCGGTTTGTATGACACAACACGCTTGTTTAACGATTTTGCTGGATTGTTTCGAGGGCAGGAATTCACTGGCTTAGACCGCATCAGCGATAAGAATCAAGTGACCCTAGGAGTAACCTCTCGCATAATAGATGAAGATAATAGGGAACAATTTAAACTTAGCTTAGGTCAGATTTTCTATCTTGAAGACAACAAGGTCACCGCAGCGAGTAAAGAAGATGACCGCTCAGCCTTAGCAGCAGAGTTGGACTGGCGCATCGGCAGTAAGTGGTTAGCCCACAGTGAAGTGCAAGTATCCACCCAAACTGACAAAGTTGAACGAAGTAGTGTTGGCCTTGAGTATCGGCTTGCTAGAGACAAAATGCTGCAAATCAACCATCGATTTGTGCGTGATTTATCTGGCGAACAGATCAGTCAACTAGGCTTAACAGCCAGTTGGCCCATCGCCCAAGACTGGTACTGGGTTGGGCGATGGTATCGAGATATCGATCGTCACCGTACCATCGAGAGCTACACAGGATTACAATACGAATCGTGTTGCTGGGCATTGCGCATCGTAGCTCAACGTCAATTAACCAGTCGTTTTGATGATGATGGCCTACAAAGTACTGATGAATTTGATTCAGGTATCGCGATTCAATTCCTATTTAAAGGAATTGGCGGCGATAGCTCCGGGCGCGATATGTTAAGAGATGGATTGTTCGGCTATCGACAGCCTTATCTGTTAGATTAGCGCCAAGTACCATAAAAAATAACCCATACACTCAGGTGTAAATTTTAATTAATAAGTAACCATAAATATGAAATTAACTGTAGTCACTTTTGCCCTTTTGGCATTTATCTCGTTTAACACGTTCGCCAAGCAAGTCCGCTTGGACAACGTAGCAGTCATTGTCGATCAAGGCGTGGTTCTTGAAAGCCAAATTGAAGAATTAGTTAATACCGTAAAACGTAACGCATTAACCAACAATCAAACCTTACCCTCAGATCGCGTTTTGCGCACCCAAGCGATTGAGCGCTTGATTGTGGATAGTTTGCAAAATCAAATGGCTGAGCGTATGGGCATTCAAATTAGCGACCCGCAATTAGATCAAACCATAGACAACATCGCCAGAGAAGACGGCACAACAGTTGAAGACTTGCGTAAAAACCTTGCCTCTGAAGGGGTCAGCTTTGAGGTATATCGTGAGCAAGTGCGCAAAGAATTGGTCACTGGCGAAGTGCGCCGCGCCAACGTGCGTCGCCGCATATACATTACGCCTCAAGAAATAAGCAACTTAGTGACGCTTATCGATGAACAAGGCGGACAACAAGCTGAGTATCATTTAGGTCATATTTTGATTGGTTTTCCACCTGAGCCAACTGACGAAGACGTCAGTAAAGCCAAAGACACAGCAGAGAAAGTATTAGAACTATTAAACAACGGCTCTGAATTTGCCAAAATCGCTACGGCTTCTTCTTCTGGCTCTAAAGCGCTTGAAGGCGGTGATTTAGGTTGGATGAACATTAACTCTATGCCAACACTCTTTGCAGAGGCAGTACAAGGCACCAGTAAAGATGATTTAATCGGCCCTATCCGCAGTGGTGCAGGTTTTCACGTGTTGAAAATTATTGATTTTCGTGGCATTGAAAAAGTCGAAGTTGCAGAGCTCAAGTCTCGTCACATTTTGATCAAACCCTCGGTTATTTTAAGCGATGAAAAAGCAGAAAAGATGCTGACCGAATTTAGAAAAGAACTGTTGGCAGGTGAAGCAGACTTCGCTGAATTAGCTAAAGAGCACTCAGCTGATCCTGGTTCAGCTTTGCGCGGCGGTGATTTAGGTTGGGCTGACCCTAACGTTTATGTACCGGCCTTCAGGGATACATTGCAGAGCTTAGAAGTAGGCGAAATCAGCCAACCTGTTCGCTCTACTCACGGCTGGCATTTAATGCAATTGATGGATAAACGTGTACAAGACGCCACAGAAAAACGCAAAGAAGACAAAGCATATCAGTTGTTGTTCCAGCGTAAGTTTGCTGAAGAAACTGAAGCATGGTTGAAAGAAATGCGTGACAGCGCTTATGTCGAATTACTTGATGAAAAAGACAATAGTTAATTCATGACCATTAAGCTTGCCATAACACCGGGCGAACCAGCAGGGGTTGGCCCAGATTTAATCATCACCTTAGCGCAGCAGCAATGGCAGGCCATGTTAGTGGTATTTGCCAATGCTGAGCTGATGCGTACCCGTGCAAATGAACTGAATATCCCACTGACGTTATTACCATACGATGCAAGCCGCACGGACATTCAACCTGCAGGGTCGCTTTATATTGTTGATATACCGCTGCAAGATGAAGTCATTGCTGGAAAACTAAATCCAACGAACAGCCAATACGTACTAGATACACTGCACCAAGCTTGCCAGATGAATCTCAATGGCGAATTTCAGGCTCTGGTGACAGGTCCTGTGCATAAAGGCGTGATAAACGAGGCAGGCATTCCCTTTAGTGGCCACACTGAATTTTTTGCCCAGCAGTCGAACACCCCTGAAGTTGTGATGATGCTGGCCACCGAAGGCTTGCGCGTAACACTCGCTACGACGCACATTCCAGTGACAGCGGTATCTGCTGCTATTACTCAGCCCAAGCTGGATAACGTGATCCGTATCATAGATCACGATCTAAGAACCAAGTTCGGCATTGCTAAGCCGCATATTTTTGTATGTGGGCTCAATCCTCATGCAGGTGAAGACGGGCATATTGGCCGTGAGGAGATAGATACGATCATTCCTGCCCTTAACGCTTTGCGCCAAGAGGGCATAACGCTTACCGGGCCGTTACCGGCTGACACTATTTTTAATCCAAAGTATTTGCAACAAGCCGATACCGTGCTTGCTATGTATCATGATCAAGGGCTACCTGTGTTAAAATACAAGGGCTTTAGTCAAGCGGTAAACATCACGTTGGGATTACCCTTTATCCGCACCTCCGTGGACCACGGAACCGCACTCGATTTAGCCGCTACCGGCCAAGCCGATGTTGGCAGTTTTAGCATCGCTATCAAGGAAGCCATTTCATTGGCAAAAAGTACACAATGAGCAAACAACATTTAGGCCACACAGCCAGAAAACGTTTCGGTCAGAACTTTCTTCACGACCCTTACATTATTGATCAAATCGTATCTGCCATTAACCCACAAGTGGGACAAAACGTGGTAGAAATAGGCCCGGGTTTAGGCGCACTTACCGAACCGGTTTGCGAACTGATTGATAAGCTAACCGTAGTCGAGTTAGACCGCGACCTTGCCCAGCGTTTGCGTACGCACCCGTTCATTGCCAGTAAGCTGAACATCGTAGAAAAGGACGCCCTAAAGTTCGATTTTTCTGAGTTGTTCAGTGAAGAGCATCCGTTAAGAGTATTCGGTAACTTACCATATAATATTTCAACCCCTTTGATGTTCCATTTGTTTTCGTTCGCGCACAAAGTGCAAGACATGCATTTTATGCTGCAAAAAGAAGTGGTAAACAGGCTGGCTGCATCACCGGGTAACAAGAACTATGGCCGCTTGTCTGTGATGGCGCAGTATCACTGCCACATCATGCCGGTTATTCATGTCCCGCCAGGGGCCTTTAACCCACCGCCTAAAGTCGATTCAGCTGTGGTGCGTCTTATTCCCCACAAGGTTAGGCCGGTAGAGGTAAAAAGCGAAGAAGCACTTAACCGCGTATGTGCTCAAGCGTTTAATCAACGCCGTAAAACCATTCGCAATAGCTTGAAAGAAAGCCTTAGCGAAGCGCAACTTATCTCGTTGGATATTAACCCTGAATTACGAGCGGAAAACTTATCACTGGCTCAATTTGGACAGATTGCCGATCTTGCGTTTAGTACTCAGGAGGATTAAATGACAAGTTCATTAAGTACGGGTCACGAGCTAAGTGATAAAATTAAGGTTGTTGTACACACCCAGCATTTACCAGAGCATACCGCCAATGAGGCGGACAAATACGCTTTTGCTTATGAAATTAACATTGCCAATAAGAGTGACGAAAGTGTGCAGCTTATCAACCGTTATTGGCTCATCATTGACGGCAATGGCAAACAATCTGAAGTAGAAGGCGCTGGCGTTGTTGGTCAGCAACCACACATCGAAAGTGGCGATAGCTTTCAATATACTAGCGGCGCTGTGCTTGATACCCCCGTAGGCTCAATGCAAGGTTATTACGAAATGCAGGATAAAGATGGCGCACTCTTTCGTGTACCCATTGATATTTTCCGCCTAGCCGTCCCTCATCAAATCAACTAGTTCAGAGTTTACACATGGCTGATTATATCGTGGGTGATATACAGGGCTGCTTGAGTGGCCTTAAAGTCGTTTTAAGCAAAGTAGACTTTGCACCGGGTAAAGACACACTATATGCGGTTGGCGATCTTATTGGTCGTGGCCCTGAATCTCTAGAAACCCTCGGTTATTTGCACGGATTAGGTGATAGTTTTCACACCGTGTTAGGTAACCATGACTTAAATTTATTAGCAATATTCTGCGGTGTTAGGCGCGCAAAAAAGGGTGACAAGCTTGACAGCGTCATTGCTTCTGACAGGTTCGCAAAATATTGCCATTGGCTACGCCAAAAGCCACTTGCTCTAAGCCTTGGAGAAAATACATTGCTGACCCACGCGGGCTTATATCCTAAGTGGAGTTTTGATAAAGCATTGGGCTTGAGCGATGAAATTAGCACAGCGCTACAAGGCCCTCACTGGCAGCAATTAGTACAAAACATGTATGGTGACAAGCCCAACCGCTGGGCTGATGACTTGACAGGCGAGTCAAGGCAACGTTTTATCATTAATGCATTTACTAGAATGCGTTTCTTGGAAAAAGACCAGCGCCTTGAGTTTGAATGTAAAACCCCACCGCAAGATGCGCCTAAGTCCCTCACTCCGTGGTTTAGCGTCAACAACCCAGAATTAACAACTCAGCAAAGAGTCGTTTTCGGGCATTGGGCGGCTTTGAATGGCGAGACTCAAAACAGTCACTTTATTGCCTTAGATACAGGATTTGTCTGGGGAGGGCATATGACCTTGCTTCGTGCAGATGACTGGTTGCGAGTGCAAAGCTAAAACGAGACCATATTCAATCACTTCCCTATTCATAATTTCCGCATTTTGTCATAAAACGTCTTCAGTTTTGTATTATATTAATAACTGCTAAATGTGCTGAATGCGAAGCATTTCGTTATTATCTCAAGTAAAATTAAAAAGTTAGCTAATGTTAACCGCTTTTAAGTCGATACTACTTTCGTAGGGTAAATCTAAGCAGATTGTAGTGGTTATCGAATTTGATAAGCATTGTGTTAGGGACATAAGTAACGCAGGTATGATTGCCTTTGTTATTGTGTGAAACTGGCCTGTAAGAGATTAAAATATGTAATTTAGCTGCATTGCAGTTTGCATTCATCACACAATAAAATAATCGCCCTAACACCTATAATAAATAGATTTATTTGGAGAGCACACATGAAATTGACTGTAGCACTGCGCGTTGTAGGTGGGTTTGCCATTATTACTTCGCTGCTTATCGTCATGGGAATATTTTCACTCGCTACCTTAGATGATATAGATGACGCTACCGAAGACGTAAGTAATCTCGCTTTTCCGACGGTCAGCGGCAGTAGTCAACTCAAAGTGTCATTCTTAAACATGGGGCGCCTAACGGCAGAAGCCTACTACGGTGACGGTTTAGACAGCCTTGATGAAAAAAGCGAAGCCTTTAACAATAGCCAAAGCAACTTTGAAAACGAATTCAACACACTTAAGCAGGTAGTCAGCCAAGAGTCTGACTTAAAAGCCTCTTTAGCAGAAGTGGATGGCATTTACGAAGACTATAAGGTCAATGTCTTAAAGCTGTTTGATAGCCGTAAAGCTGACCTTGCTATGCGCGATACACTGCGTGGTCAAATTGGCGATATTGAAGATAACGCCGATGACACATCCTCATTGATCTTAGATTTCTCTGACCTTGACGAAGTTCAAAATAATGCCCAACTTGCCAAGGCTTCAGAATTAGCCAATCGCCTTGAAACCAATTTAATGTCACTTATCACAGTGAGCTCAGAATATATTAAAACCCAAAATTTGGTTAGGGCTGACACCCTAGGCAACGAGGTAGAACTGGTTGTAAACCAAATTCGTGAATCTTTGAGTGGCATTCAAAACGCAGCGGGTGGCAACGACCCTAGTGGTACCCTGTCCGAAATCTATCAGTTGACGGGGTCAGTCCTAGACTTGGTAAGCTCGTCAACGGGTGTGCTACAAAACCAAGTAAAGAAGATCAACAAACAGAATGAAGCCACTGCCGCTTACAGGGCCTCAGATGCCAACATCGAGTTAGCCATTACCAAACTTAATACTCTGTCTAAACTTGCCGATGATAAAGCATCGATAGCCAATGAATCGGTCAAAAGCTCAATTAGCTCTGGCAATCTACGAACCACATTTATTGTTATTATCTCGGTCTTAATTGCCAGCGTAATTGCCTTCTTTGGTGTGCGAGCTATTATCAAGCCGCTTAACAGAGTTAATGAGATGCTGAACATTGTTTCATCAGGGGATCTTACTCAACGTTTAGACGACTCTTCCGATGATGAATTTGGCACTTTGGCGAAAAACTGTAATAACTTGGTTGACAGCTTAAAGTCATTGATTTCAGGTATAGGCTCTCGCTCTGCTCAGTTAGCTGCCGCATCAGAAGAGACCTCTGCGGTGACCATGCAAACCACCACATCGATTCAAGAGCAGAAATCACAGATCGCGCAAGTTGCTACCGCAACAACAGAAATGCACAGTACGTCCTTGGTTGTCAGTCAAAGCGCTGAAGATACATTGCGTCAAATTCAACATGCTGATGAAGAAGCCGAGAAGGTTAAAGCTATCTCGGAAGAAAACATTCGCACCATTGAAGTGCTCGCCCGTGACGTTGAAGAAGCGGCCGAGGTTATTAATAAGCTTCATCAAGACAGTGCCAGCATCGGCGGTATTTTGGATGTTATTCGTGGCGTGGCTGACCAAACTAACTTACTCGCATTAAACGCGGCCATTGAAGCGGCGCGCGCAGGTGAGCATGGTAGAGGCTTTGCCGTAGTAGCAGATGAAGTACGTACCCTTGCCAGTCGCACACAAAAATCGACTCAAGAAATTAACTCGATGATTGAAGTGCTTCAAGCGGGTGCTGAAAAAGCCGTAGCAGTAATGAACCAAGGCAAAGAGCAAACAACCGTTTGTGTTGAGAAAACCGAAGCCTCAACCAAAGCCTTGCAGCTCATTTCTGATGCCGTTCATAAAGCGTACGATGTTAGTTCGCAAATCGCTCAAGCAGCGAAAGAACAAAATGTGGTGTCGCAAGAAATCAGCGAGAAGCTAGAGAATATCGTGAATATCGCCGAAGAAACCTCTGTAGGCGCGCATCAAACGTCTGAATCAAGTCACGAGGTGGCCAAGCTTGCTGAAGAGCTACAAAGTTCTGTACAGCAGTTTAAGGTCTAATTAGCCTATATTGCGCTTACTTGTAGCGCACAAAAAAACCGCTACTTTTCGATAGCGGTTTTTTTATGACTAAAATGCGTTAATTATTCAGCTTCAAACAAGCTCTTATGCAGGGCTTTCACCACATTTGAACTGTCCTTTTCGCTCACTAACATAGACATATTATGCACGTTGGCACCGAAACAAATCATTCTCAGGTTAAAGTCAGACACGGCAGCGAAAATACGGCTCGATACACCAGCTGCACTGTGCATGTTATTGCCTACCACAGTCACCAAATCAAAATGCTCTTCAAGCTCAACTTCACAAATTTGGCTAAGCTCTTCGATCGTCTCACGGTTCAAACGCTGCAATACTGAATTAGGCGGGTTATCCAGAGTGAACGAGACACAAATTTCAGATGTCGTCACCAAATCAACACTTAAGTTGTGCTTGGCGATAATGGTAAATACATTCTGCAAGAACCCCTGAGCGTACATCATCTTAGGCGTTTTCACTGTCACCATAACTTGGTCTTTACGGCGAGTAATAGCGCGGTAAGAAGGTTCATGTTCACAATCACGAACAATCCAAGTACCGCCTTTTTCAGGCTCCTTACTTGAGCCAACAAATACCTTTATATTTTGACGAAGCGCCGGCTCCATGGTCGCTGGGTGTAACACCTTAGCACCAAATGTAGCCATTTCTGCGGCTTCTTCAAAGCTTAGCTCAGGCAAAGGTCTTGCTGCATCAGTAATGCGCGGGTCCGTGGTATAAACACCAATCACATCCGTCCAGATTTCACAGCTTTGTGCGCCTAAGGCTTCAGCTAATAAAGCAGCAGTAAAGTCAGAGCCTCCACGTCCAAGGGTAGTGGTATTGCCTGCTTCGTCAGAGCCAATAAACCCTTGGGTAACCAGAACGGTTTTAGCTATTTCAGGTGCCATTAGCTTTGCCGCGCGCTGCTTTATGCCATCTAGTTGCGGAGCCGCCTGACCAAACTCGCTGTCGGTCAGAAGGACATTACGCACATCAAAATTATCCGCTGGTAGACCTTGCTGCGTCAATACCTCGGAAAACAGCAGCGATGCCATGCGTTCACCGTGCGACAGCAAGCTGTCTTTTAGATCAGGACGGTGGAGTATTTCTTCATGAAACGCCAATTGTTTCAATGACTCAAGTAACTCCAACAACTTATCGGCCACCAAAGTCGGCGCGCCTAAGTCATTTAATATAGCGAATTCAATGGCTTGTATTTGCTCAATGTAAGCCGAAATTTCATCTTTGGTCAGAGCCTTGTGTGCCAGCTCTACCAGAATGTTGGTTACCCCAGCTGATGCACTTACCACCACCACTTTAGTAGCAGGGTTGCCTTTTACCACCTTGGCGCAATTAAGCATGGTGGCGTAGGTTGCGACACTAGTTCCGCCAAATTTAGCTACGTTTATCGAAGAGTCACTCAAAGTTTTTCCTAATTAGAATATGTACAAAAAAGATGCCATAAATTACCAGCTTTTTAGCGCAGATAAAGCACATTTTGCCTCTTTCTGTACACTTTTTGGAATAGCCTATGCGATAGTGATACTGGGCGTACTATTTGAGTATTTCAAAGGACGTCTCGCCCTCTATCATTTAATAATAAAAATCGCCAAATCCAGTCAAATTAATGGTGAAAATACAGTCAGTTAAGGAAACATAGACATGCTCCGATGCAAAACCATCAGCAGTTCATTAACGAGCGGGGTCATCATTGCTTTGCTCGCAACCAATA encodes:
- a CDS encoding aminoglycoside phosphotransferase family protein, which gives rise to MSPLAQRQAQLMDWINHSTPYLCQQLHMVYGDASFRRYFRFTFDGRSIIAVDAPPKFEDSRKFALVAELFAANGLCVPDILAADHDLGFYCLNDFGDEQLAHQLNEQSCHQLYPKALALLPKVQQCTTTTQASLPAYDHKLFSREFEIFTQWLLDVHLSYQTTTEQQTMLNDTFNVLADSFFEQPKVGVHRDFHSRNLMMLESGDIGVIDFQDAVIGPITYDAVSLLRDCYRRWPDEWVSNWLEAFQQQFYPQYSLAKFTRWFDLTGMQRHVKASGIFARLHHRDGKSDYLGDIPRTLGYLVDIGKGYPELYGFAKFVEDEVLPSVLAIEDAGKGKVVSLARSKG
- the surA gene encoding peptidylprolyl isomerase SurA, whose amino-acid sequence is MKLTVVTFALLAFISFNTFAKQVRLDNVAVIVDQGVVLESQIEELVNTVKRNALTNNQTLPSDRVLRTQAIERLIVDSLQNQMAERMGIQISDPQLDQTIDNIAREDGTTVEDLRKNLASEGVSFEVYREQVRKELVTGEVRRANVRRRIYITPQEISNLVTLIDEQGGQQAEYHLGHILIGFPPEPTDEDVSKAKDTAEKVLELLNNGSEFAKIATASSSGSKALEGGDLGWMNINSMPTLFAEAVQGTSKDDLIGPIRSGAGFHVLKIIDFRGIEKVEVAELKSRHILIKPSVILSDEKAEKMLTEFRKELLAGEADFAELAKEHSADPGSALRGGDLGWADPNVYVPAFRDTLQSLEVGEISQPVRSTHGWHLMQLMDKRVQDATEKRKEDKAYQLLFQRKFAEETEAWLKEMRDSAYVELLDEKDNS
- the djlA gene encoding co-chaperone DjlA, giving the protein MIGKILGTIFGFMFGRIPGAILGFIVGHMFDKGYSQDFNQMGGFSGFFTSQDDFKKQAIFFHALFSVMGHIAKADGKVSDVEIKMASALMDQMGLEGDTRKEAQQAFREGKEADFALKDIIVELKESCHGRRDILQVFLEILIQAAYVDGKLDKAEQKVLETAALHLGFKQNELLYLLSVYEAEIRFRQRGGQRDGRSSHRAHQGSQSTYSTQQSLNDAYQILGVSESDDDKAVKKAYRKLMSENHPDKLVSKGLPKQALELAKNKAQDIQAAYEMIKEKRGMR
- the pdxA gene encoding 4-hydroxythreonine-4-phosphate dehydrogenase PdxA — protein: MTIKLAITPGEPAGVGPDLIITLAQQQWQAMLVVFANAELMRTRANELNIPLTLLPYDASRTDIQPAGSLYIVDIPLQDEVIAGKLNPTNSQYVLDTLHQACQMNLNGEFQALVTGPVHKGVINEAGIPFSGHTEFFAQQSNTPEVVMMLATEGLRVTLATTHIPVTAVSAAITQPKLDNVIRIIDHDLRTKFGIAKPHIFVCGLNPHAGEDGHIGREEIDTIIPALNALRQEGITLTGPLPADTIFNPKYLQQADTVLAMYHDQGLPVLKYKGFSQAVNITLGLPFIRTSVDHGTALDLAATGQADVGSFSIAIKEAISLAKSTQ
- the murU gene encoding N-acetylmuramate alpha-1-phosphate uridylyltransferase MurU, which codes for MNKRINTAMILAAGRGERMRPLTDTLPKPLLEVRGKPLIEYHLEHLATAGIKRVVINHAWLGDKIVQRLGDGSRFNLEIMYSKEETALETAGGIKQALPLLSQDNPSGAFLVVNGDVFTDFSFVNMLDELSAKSALLANEFPLAHLILVPNPPHNPDGDFYLRGGRVSKVLQQVPQNETPTCDGQWGKYTFSGIGVYRKALFDSLTPTSLRLAPVLVDAMANELVSGSLFEGLWIDIGTPERLAQLNTQD
- the lptD gene encoding LPS-assembly protein LptD, producing MKPLKLELNPRDFNHYQAAFLPYRMKIKQPLHVLCFSVCSLSAVAQETCPAPANTFVVEKRLPNGQIQVISNMTSIQQDNFAEFEGDVEITNKDSQIIANKAQIDRTTQQLIATGDVSYQNPQLSVTSQKVLLNTQNNRMEIADTQYELTTLNARGQAELLVVDQTQGLELNGVTFSTCPTGQEDWLVHADSITVKPDETRGVARNAFFYVQDIPIFYLPYYSFPVTDARETGLLFPQVGSSSSTGFAYEQPYYLNLDPQYDATITPRYMTKRGLQLKTEFRYLTENNSGQIDIEYLPNDSDSTTNEDRYFYRFTHKGALSDDWEVNVDFNGLSDDNYIVDLGSDYYNSADTHLFRTLGLHYYSDALNVSLQLRDFEILGDHDDTYRALPELKLDYVTDLPAGFKFDIHSELARFDNANGTSPKATRAHIAPTLSLPLENSWGEFLAETSIMHTVYRQEDIEGTDLSRDVSRTLGQAKLYGALVFERQAHWFGDNVTQTLEPRAQYLYTSYEDQSDIGLYDTTRLFNDFAGLFRGQEFTGLDRISDKNQVTLGVTSRIIDEDNREQFKLSLGQIFYLEDNKVTAASKEDDRSALAAELDWRIGSKWLAHSEVQVSTQTDKVERSSVGLEYRLARDKMLQINHRFVRDLSGEQISQLGLTASWPIAQDWYWVGRWYRDIDRHRTIESYTGLQYESCCWALRIVAQRQLTSRFDDDGLQSTDEFDSGIAIQFLFKGIGGDSSGRDMLRDGLFGYRQPYLLD